From one Actinomyces sp. Marseille-P3109 genomic stretch:
- a CDS encoding error-prone DNA polymerase — translation MTSRHRYAELHAHSAYSFLDGANEPDDLASAAVELGLEALALTDHDGVPGIVKHAQAGRAYGLPTVHGTELTLADGSHLPVLARNPVGYHRLVSAISQHNLDAGERREPAHDLPTLASALRAAPTSHTGGACGTCLVLTGTSNGPLRRALGDPRRPGTWDLAAADACLGRLAELFAAPDRGRPTSTTTGDTQVEGDATVGLAVELTLDGGPTDAALTETLTRLAHAHRLPLVATGAVRCARPTDARLADVLTATRLVTDLEGARGHLPAIGRWLRGARDMARLHRRSPDAVDLAADLASDLAFDLALIAPDLPDVDVPTGHTPTTWLRELTYQGASRRYGTPQEHPRAWEVLNHELDVIESLGFPGYFLIVHSIVEFCRQSGILCQGRGSAANSAVCYALGITAVDAVRHKMLFERFLSPGRAGYPDIDLDIEACRREEVIQHVYARYGRDCAAQVANVIAYRPRSAVRDAARALGHPSGLQDTWARQMDRWTTVRPGGLTGQSDEVPEPVLDIAENLLRLPRHLGVHPGGMVLCGRPVTEVCPVRWAAMDNRSVLQWDKDDCAEAGLVKFDLLGLGELTALRLAFTTLAERGQTVPDVIEEGELRTSQSGRPWGLHTLPEEDPAVYRLLAAADTVGVFQVESRAQMATLPRLRPQEFYDIVVEVALIRPGPIQGDAVNPYIRRRLDREEIAYLHDSLKPALAKTLGVPLFQEQLMQIAVDAAGFSPAEADTLRQAMGAKRSIERMEALHDRLVSGMKGRGIDEPTAEKIYSKLRSFAEFGFPESHAFSFAYLVYASAWLKARKPEDFYAGVLAAQPMGFWSPQSLVADARRHGVRVLPADVNYSPAHATVEQREDHRHADRSDQWEPLTPHPAVLSPLDVHDDLAVRLGLAPIRGLGARAAQAIVTERCAHGPYRNLADLARRVRLSRSRLEALAASGALDSLGVERRRALWAAGVLSDEHGQCRGASHQERGTWFQPTLPGTAVGAVAPALPAMTSREQQAADLNLTGVSTHGSPLTSLRPGLMADGVLTTADLSNQEHGSRVRVAGVVTHRQRPHTASGMIFLNLEDETGLLNVVCRAGMWRRYRSIGRRAGALIVRGTVERGDGVIAVMAEHLQPLPGVPVTGSRDWC, via the coding sequence ACACCGCTATGCCGAGCTGCACGCCCACTCCGCATACTCCTTCCTCGACGGAGCCAACGAACCCGATGACCTGGCATCGGCTGCCGTCGAGCTCGGTCTGGAGGCACTCGCCCTCACCGATCACGATGGTGTTCCCGGCATCGTCAAGCATGCTCAGGCGGGTCGTGCCTACGGTCTGCCCACTGTTCACGGCACCGAGCTCACCCTTGCTGACGGCTCCCACCTGCCCGTCCTGGCCCGCAACCCCGTCGGCTACCACCGACTGGTCTCGGCCATCTCACAGCACAACCTGGACGCCGGAGAACGGCGAGAACCCGCCCATGACCTGCCCACTCTCGCCTCGGCCCTCCGCGCCGCCCCCACCAGCCATACCGGGGGAGCCTGCGGAACCTGCCTCGTCCTCACTGGCACCTCCAACGGCCCTCTGCGCCGAGCCCTGGGCGACCCCCGCCGGCCCGGAACCTGGGACCTGGCGGCGGCAGATGCCTGCCTGGGCCGCCTCGCCGAGCTCTTCGCCGCTCCCGACCGCGGCCGCCCAACCAGCACCACTACCGGTGACACACAGGTGGAGGGAGACGCCACCGTGGGGCTGGCCGTTGAGCTCACCCTGGACGGGGGCCCCACCGACGCCGCCCTCACCGAGACCCTGACCCGACTGGCTCACGCTCACCGGCTTCCCCTCGTGGCCACCGGCGCGGTGCGCTGCGCCCGCCCCACCGACGCCCGCCTCGCCGATGTCCTCACCGCCACCCGGCTGGTCACCGACCTGGAAGGAGCCCGCGGTCACCTGCCCGCCATCGGCCGCTGGCTACGAGGAGCCCGGGACATGGCCAGGCTCCACCGACGCAGTCCCGACGCCGTCGACCTAGCCGCAGACCTCGCCTCCGACCTCGCCTTCGACCTGGCCCTCATCGCCCCGGACCTGCCCGACGTCGACGTCCCCACCGGACACACCCCCACGACGTGGCTGCGCGAGCTCACCTATCAAGGCGCCAGCCGCCGCTACGGCACCCCGCAGGAGCACCCTCGGGCCTGGGAGGTGCTCAACCACGAGCTCGACGTCATCGAGTCCCTGGGCTTCCCCGGCTACTTCCTCATCGTGCACTCCATCGTCGAGTTCTGCAGACAGTCGGGGATCCTGTGCCAGGGAAGAGGATCGGCCGCCAACTCCGCAGTCTGCTATGCCCTGGGGATCACCGCCGTCGACGCCGTCCGGCACAAGATGCTCTTCGAACGCTTTCTGTCCCCGGGGCGAGCCGGCTACCCGGACATCGACCTCGACATCGAGGCCTGCCGCCGCGAGGAGGTCATCCAGCACGTCTACGCCCGCTACGGGCGCGACTGCGCCGCCCAGGTCGCCAACGTCATCGCCTACCGTCCCCGCTCTGCCGTGCGCGACGCAGCCCGAGCCCTCGGCCACCCCTCTGGGCTGCAGGACACTTGGGCCAGGCAGATGGACCGTTGGACCACGGTGCGTCCTGGAGGACTCACAGGGCAGAGCGACGAGGTTCCCGAGCCGGTCCTCGACATTGCTGAGAATCTGCTGCGTCTGCCCCGCCACCTCGGGGTCCACCCCGGAGGCATGGTCCTGTGCGGCCGCCCCGTCACCGAGGTGTGCCCGGTGCGCTGGGCCGCCATGGACAATCGCTCCGTCCTCCAATGGGACAAGGACGACTGCGCTGAGGCCGGCCTGGTCAAGTTCGACCTCCTAGGCCTTGGGGAGCTCACCGCCCTACGCCTGGCTTTCACCACCTTGGCCGAGCGGGGCCAGACCGTCCCCGACGTCATCGAGGAAGGGGAGCTGCGCACGTCCCAAAGCGGCCGCCCCTGGGGGCTGCACACTCTCCCCGAGGAGGACCCGGCCGTCTACAGACTGCTTGCGGCCGCGGACACGGTCGGGGTCTTCCAGGTCGAGTCGCGCGCCCAGATGGCCACCCTGCCCCGACTTCGCCCCCAGGAGTTCTACGACATCGTCGTCGAGGTCGCCCTCATCCGCCCCGGCCCCATCCAGGGCGACGCCGTCAACCCCTACATCCGCCGCAGGCTGGATCGCGAGGAGATCGCCTACCTGCACGACTCCCTCAAGCCCGCCCTGGCCAAGACCCTGGGGGTGCCGCTCTTCCAGGAGCAGCTCATGCAGATCGCCGTCGACGCCGCAGGGTTCAGCCCCGCCGAGGCCGACACCCTGCGCCAGGCCATGGGAGCCAAACGATCCATCGAACGCATGGAGGCCCTCCACGACAGGCTCGTGTCCGGTATGAAGGGGCGAGGCATTGACGAGCCCACCGCCGAGAAGATCTACAGCAAACTGCGGTCCTTCGCCGAGTTCGGCTTCCCCGAGTCCCACGCCTTCTCCTTCGCCTACCTGGTCTACGCCTCGGCCTGGCTCAAGGCTCGCAAGCCCGAGGACTTCTACGCAGGGGTCCTCGCAGCCCAACCCATGGGCTTCTGGTCCCCGCAGTCCCTCGTGGCCGACGCGCGCCGCCACGGTGTGCGCGTCCTGCCCGCAGACGTGAACTACTCGCCGGCCCATGCCACCGTCGAGCAGAGGGAAGACCACCGGCATGCAGACCGATCGGATCAGTGGGAGCCGCTGACACCCCATCCTGCCGTCCTGTCCCCGCTCGATGTCCACGACGACCTTGCGGTGCGCTTGGGCCTGGCCCCGATCAGGGGGCTGGGAGCGCGGGCCGCACAGGCCATCGTCACCGAGAGATGCGCCCACGGCCCCTACCGGAACCTGGCCGACCTCGCCCGACGTGTGCGCCTGAGCCGCTCCCGCCTTGAGGCGCTGGCCGCCTCAGGGGCCCTGGACAGCCTGGGGGTGGAACGCCGTCGGGCCCTGTGGGCAGCCGGCGTCCTGTCCGATGAGCACGGTCAATGCCGCGGTGCCTCCCACCAGGAACGAGGTACATGGTTCCAACCCACGCTTCCGGGCACTGCTGTCGGCGCCGTCGCCCCGGCCCTGCCGGCCATGACCAGTCGCGAGCAGCAAGCAGCCGACCTGAACCTCACCGGAGTATCCACCCACGGCTCGCCTTTGACGTCTCTGCGTCCCGGACTGATGGCCGACGGCGTGCTGACGACCGCCGACCTCTCCAACCAGGAGCACGGAAGCCGGGTTCGGGTTGCGGGCGTCGTCACCCACCGGCAGCGGCCTCACACGGCCTCCGGCATGATCTTCCTCAATCTGGAGGATGAGACCGGCCTGCTCAACGTTGTCTGCCGAGCCGGCATGTGGCGTCGTTACCGCAGCATCGGTAGGCGCGCCGGCGCGCTCATCGTGCGCGGTACGGTCGAGAGGGGAGACGGGGTCATCGCCGTCATGGCCGAG